The proteins below are encoded in one region of Apium graveolens cultivar Ventura chromosome 4, ASM990537v1, whole genome shotgun sequence:
- the LOC141717124 gene encoding mitogen-activated protein kinase kinase kinase 20-like, whose product MASKWVRTKFLGQGSYGSVFRAECASPSLGYAYYLPKTVAIKSAPETCSWSLRMEKAILHELRGCKEIVGCFADEDFKTTSADGNKCYNLVLEYADRGTLEQLIKSKGGWIPEYEASSYALMLLRGLSWVHGQGYVHCDMKPANVLVFNVPSDECKGVVKYNLKIADFGLAKKRGEKSSGAGQEYKYRGTLPYNSPESVVFGVHEAPMDIWSVGCIVLEMLLGEGGLWKNYLDEDAQSLAEMIANYEDDRLKYLLPELDNLSVFAKDFVKRCLTKRVEDRWTADELVTHPFITHNQSLLKKFEAQLAYKKLMQFRANTPFNPSFGPSQVSLGVY is encoded by the coding sequence ATGGCATCAAAGTGGGTTCGAACTAAGTTCTTGGGACAAGGATCATACGGCTCCGTCTTCCGAGCAGAATGTGCATCACCGTCTCTAGGTTACGCTTATTATTTACCTAAAACTGTGGCTATAAAATCTGCTCCTGAAACTTGTTCGTGGTCTCTGCGGATGGAGAAAGCTATCTTGCATGAACTTAGAGGATGTAAAGAGATCGTTGGTTGTTTTGCGGATGAGGATTTCAAGACTACTAGTGCAGATGGTAATAAGTGTTACAATCTTGTATTGGAGTATGCTGACAGAGGAACCTTGGAACAGCTGATCAAGTCAAAAGGCGGATGGATCCCGGAATACGAAGCTAGTTCGTATGCATTGATGTTGCTGAGGGGACTCTCTTGGGTACATGGACAAGGCTACGTTCACTGTGATATGAAGCCTGCTAACGTTCTTGTTTTTAATGTTCCTTCTGATGAATGTAAGGGGGTTGTTAAGTACAATCTTAAAATAGCGGATTTTGGATTGGCCAAAAAGCGTGGAGAAAAAAGTTCTGGGGCAGGGCAGGAGTACAAGTATCGAGGAACTTTGCCGTATAATTCCCCCGAATCTGTAGTGTTTGGGGTGCATGAAGCACCAATGGACATATGGTCAGTTGGTTGCATTGTGTTGGAGATGCTTTTAGGAGAGGGGGGCTTATGGAAAAATTATCTTGATGAGGATGCACAATCTTTAGCGGAGATGATTGCTAATTACGAAGATGACAGATTAAAATATTTGTTGCCGGAGCTGGACAACTTGTCAGTTTTTGCAAAGGATTTTGTGAAAAGATGTTTAACAAAAAGGGTTGAAGACAGATGGACTGCAGATGAACTTGTGACGCACCCCTTCATTACACACAATCAGAGTCTGCTGAAGAAGTTTGAAGCGCAGTTGGCCTACAAGAAATTGATGCAGTTTCGAGCTAATACTCCTTTCAATCCTTCATTCGGACCATCCCAGGTCTCTTTGGGAGTTTATTAG